One genomic region from Arcobacter sp. LA11 encodes:
- the aroA gene encoding 3-phosphoshikimate 1-carboxyvinyltransferase — protein sequence MDNFNIKRLDKAFNIEINSIASDKSISHRCAMFSLFSNETSYIKNFLTAEDTINSLNIVEQLGAKVKREGSSVTITPTNKLTEPSDILDCGNSGTGMRLFCGLLASVDGAFTVTGDKYLRERPMKRVANPLRSIGANIDGREDGNKAPLFIRGVKELKPFTYHSPVDSAQVKSAMILAALRANGVSKYKENELTRDHTERMLKGMGAKLENDKDGFINIHPLAGPLKPLNITVPTDPSSGFFFAVAAAITPNSRVVIKNVTLNPTRIEAYQVLKKMGAEVNFIEKENVYEPIGDIEIKHQELNGVTVEDNISWLIDELPALSIAMSLANGKSLVKNAEELRVKESDRIEAVVSNLKKCGVTYSEYKDGYEITGGTLNKAIINSHGDHRIAMSFAVAGLNCDMEVEDVDCILTSFPNFKEILDSLRN from the coding sequence GTGGACAACTTTAACATAAAAAGACTAGATAAAGCGTTTAATATTGAAATAAATTCAATTGCAAGTGATAAATCAATATCTCATAGATGTGCAATGTTTTCACTTTTTTCTAATGAAACTTCATATATAAAAAACTTTCTAACAGCAGAAGATACTATAAACTCTTTGAATATAGTAGAACAACTTGGTGCAAAAGTTAAAAGAGAAGGTTCATCTGTAACAATTACACCAACTAATAAATTAACAGAACCTAGTGATATTTTAGATTGTGGTAACTCAGGAACAGGAATGAGACTATTTTGTGGTCTTTTAGCTTCTGTAGATGGTGCTTTTACTGTAACTGGTGATAAGTATCTTAGAGAGCGACCAATGAAAAGAGTTGCTAATCCATTAAGAAGTATTGGTGCAAATATTGATGGAAGAGAAGATGGTAATAAAGCTCCTTTATTTATCAGAGGAGTTAAAGAGTTAAAACCATTTACTTATCACTCACCTGTAGATTCTGCACAAGTAAAATCAGCAATGATACTTGCTGCACTTAGAGCTAATGGAGTTTCAAAATATAAAGAAAATGAACTTACACGTGACCACACTGAAAGAATGTTAAAAGGTATGGGTGCAAAGCTAGAAAATGATAAAGATGGATTTATTAATATTCACCCTTTAGCAGGACCACTTAAACCACTTAATATTACAGTTCCAACTGATCCTAGCTCTGGATTCTTTTTTGCAGTAGCAGCAGCAATCACTCCTAACTCAAGAGTAGTAATCAAAAATGTTACTTTAAACCCAACAAGAATTGAAGCTTATCAAGTTTTAAAGAAAATGGGTGCAGAAGTTAATTTTATTGAAAAAGAAAATGTATATGAACCAATTGGTGATATTGAAATAAAGCACCAAGAATTAAATGGTGTAACTGTTGAAGATAATATCTCTTGGCTTATTGATGAACTTCCAGCACTTTCTATTGCAATGTCTTTAGCAAATGGTAAATCACTTGTAAAAAATGCTGAAGAACTAAGAGTTAAAGAATCAGATAGAATTGAAGCTGTAGTTTCAAACCTAAAAAAATGTGGTGTTACATACAGTGAATATAAAGATGGATATGAAATAACAGGTGGAACACTAAATAAAGCTATTATAAACTCACATGGTGATCATAGAATTGCAATGAGTTTTGCAGTTGCTGGTCTTAATTGTGATATGGAAGTAGAAGATGTAGATTGTATTTTAACTTCATTTCCAAACTTTAAAGAAATATTAGACTCGCTAAGAAACTAA